The sequence below is a genomic window from Alphaproteobacteria bacterium.
GAACGGGACGTGCTGGCGAAGATGTGGGTGCTGCGGCGCATTCTCATGCCGATGGGCATGAACGACGCAATGGAGTTCCTGCTCGACAAGCTTCGCCACACCAAGACAAACGGCGAATTCTTCCAATCGATGAATCAGTAGCGCGTCGAAGGTGCGTCGCACATTCGAGGGCAGCTTGCCCTTGCGCCCACGCAAAAAACGCGGCGTGCGGCCGGGCGCCGCGCGCGGGCGCGCCAATACCCTACGGCATTAGCACCGTCGATCCCGTCGTCTTCCGCGTTTCGAGATCGCGATGGGCTTGGGCCGCATCGGCCAAGCGATAGGTTTGATTGACGCGGATCTTGACCGCACCGCTCTTGACGACACGGAAGAGGTCCCGTGCCGTCGCGACGAGATCTTCGTGCTTGGCCACGTAAGTGCCGAGCGTGGGGCGCGTGACATAGAGGGAGCCCTTCGCGGCGAGCTGGCCGAGATCGAACGGTGGGATCGGTCCCGAAGAATTGCCGAAGGTGACGAAAAGCC
It includes:
- a CDS encoding transcription termination factor Rho, which translates into the protein ERDVLAKMWVLRRILMPMGMNDAMEFLLDKLRHTKTNGEFFQSMNQ